Within the Bacillota bacterium genome, the region AAAAAGTAATGGCGGCCGGGGAGGGCCGCCATTTGGGAGAGGAGAAACCGGAGAAAAGAACTCATGGGGGAGAAGTGAAACCTTACCTGACATCATTATTACCTGGAAAACCAAAAGATATACTTGACCTTGAGCTAGCAAAATATACCACATTCAAGATGACCATAGAAATAAGGGGCGAGAGGTAAAGTTGTGTACATAAAATTTCACCCTATCATGGTTGCAGTGTTTGACCGGGGTAAGATCCTGCTCATAAGGGCGATGATAGGTTCATAACGCTGAGTGTCACAGACCTGCTAAATAGTGCAGGTCGTTATTTTTTTATCTATGGGATATCATTGGCCCTAATGTTGCATGATAGGGGAAGCAAAAGCCTAATTCAACCCAAGGGGGTGTGTAGATCACAAGGCAGTTAGCAAGGTGACACCAGTGGAACGGTACCTTCGCTAATGCCAGACTGCTGGAGGCCTGAAGTAGTATTGGAAGTGCTGGGATGGTTATCGGTGCGTTTACCGAACTCAGTTGGCGCAACACGAAGTAGAAGATAAGGAGGAGCAAAGATGGCTTGGGAAACATTATTGCTGGAGAAGAAGGAAAATATCGGTATCATCACCCTGAATCGGCCCGAGAAAATGAATACCATGACACCGCTATTCATCAAGGAGTACAACCAGGTATTAGATGAAGTAGCGGCCGACCGAGAAATCTGGGTGGTAATCCTACGAGCCGAAGGCAAGGCCTTTTGTGCCGGAGGAGATTTTGAGCTGCTAAAGGCGCTGGATACTGCGCCCAAAGCCCGAGTTACTATTAGGGAAGTTGGTCGAGCTATTGGCAAAATGTATCACATGCCTAAACCGATAATTGCTGCTGTGCAAGGGGCGGCAGCCGGTGGGGGAGCCAACTTAGCTTTGTCCTGTGACTTTGTCATTGCTTCTGACAAGGCTAGATTTGGCCAAGCCTTTGTTAATATAGGCTTAGTACCGGATACAGGCGGTATGTGGTCCTTGACCCGTGCGGTTGGTGTGATGCGAGGCAAAGAGTTGGCCATGACTGGACGCTTGATCGGGGCAGAAGAAGCGGAAAGCTATGGCATGGTACTCATAGTAGTCCCGGCCGACAAGCTGGATGAGGAAGTAATGGCTTTCGCCCAGCAGCTAGCAGCCCAGGCCCCGATTGCCGTGGGCTACATTAAGCAAATTGCTAACCGTATTAGTGATATTACACAAGAGACCTATTCGGACCTGGAAGCGGACCTTATGGGTATCGCCCTGCAGACCAAGGACCACAAGGAAGGCCTGACAGCATTTTTGGAGAAGAGAAAACCTGTTTTTAAGGGAGAATAATCGTACCGAGAGGTGTTTCTTGTGACTAAAAAGAGAGCTCTTTTTGCGAGGAAGAGGTTTTCACCGATCTATACTCAAAGAAAGAAGGGGCAACAATGAGCTGGAAAGAAGACTATCAAAAGAAGCTAATGTCGGTGGAAGACGCAGCGGCCCAGATCAAATCGGGAGATCGGGTTTGGCTCTCCCCAGTGTGCAGTATGCCGATTCAATTTGGTGATGCACTGGCCGCGCGGTACAAAGAATTGGAGAATGCCACTGCCATCAGCGGATTGCTAATGCACCCGTGGGGCTTCTTGAAGGGCGAGTGTAAAGGGCATATCAACTATGAAAGCTTCTTCTTAGGGCCAGTGGAACGCAAATTCCTCAAACAGGGCAATGTTAAGGTTACGTCTGTGCACTTCTCCCACATTGAGTGGTATACCATTAATCGGGTTAAGGCCAATGTGGCTGTTTTCGATGTGACGCCACCGGATGAGTATGGCTATATGAGCTTTGGCCCTCTAGGAACTTATAATGGTGCTCTGGCGGCACAACTGGCTGACAAGGTTATCGTCCAGGTAAACAAAAAGGTACCGTATGTATACGGTGGTGCCGAGAGCTTTATCCATGTTGCGCAAGTGGATCATATTTGTGAGGCCGATCATGATATTCCAGTGCTCCCTAATCCGCCGCTTACAGACGAAGACAGAAAAATTGGCGCCTACATCGCGGAACGTGTTCCCGATGGAGCCTGCTTGCAGCTTGGTATCGGTGGTGTAGCCAACGCAGTGGGCGAACTGCTGGTAAACAAGAAAGACCTGGGAGTACACACGGAGATGTTCGTAGACTCTATGGTCACGTTAGCCAAGAAAGGCGTCATCAACTGCTCGAAGAAGAACTTCCATCCTGGCAAAATTACTGCTGGCTTTGGGATCGGTTCCAAGGAACTGTACGATTTTATGGATAGAAACCAGCTAATGGAAACCTTCCCTATTTGGAAGATCACGGACCCTTATATAATTGGACAGAACGATAACTTTGTGTCCATCAATAGCTGCCTGACAGTAGACATCACCGGTCAGGTGGGCTCAGAAGCGTTGGGCTTTAACCAATTTAGCGGTACTGGCGGGCAATTGGACTTTGTCCGGGGTGCAGGCTTGTCTAAGGGCGGTATGTCCTTCATAGCACTTGCGTCCACTGTGACCTTGAAGAATGGCACTACTATCAGCAAGATTGTTACTACTTTGGAACCGGGCACAGCTGTAACCACACCGAGAACCGATGTGCAGTATATCGTAACTGAATATGGCGTGGCCGATCTAAGGGACAAGAGCATTCCTGATCGCGCCAAGGCCCTAATTGCTATATCCCACCCTGATTTCCGCGATCAGCTACAATCTGAAGCCAAGAAGGCCGGCGTTTTGTACTAGGAGTAAGTAACCTGACCTTTTCGTGGCCGACAGGTGGCCTTAAGCAGGCACTCTTCTCAAATCTCCCTTGTGAACGGACGCAGTGCCTGCAGTGATAACTCTTGACTGACGAGTCAATGGGGGGTAGATTGTTGTCGTTATGTTTTTGTCCATGGGATATAGTTGGTGCCAATGTTACATGATAGGGGAAGCGAGAGCCTTCTTTGGCTTGAATGAGCAGGTAACAATGGAAAGGAGTGCAAAAAATGGACTTTCGGTTAACTGAGGATCTGGAACTGTGGCGCAAGACAGTACGCGAGTTTACCGAGAACGAAGTGGCACCACATGACGAGGCAATGGACAGAGCCAATGACTTATCTTGGGACATTATTGCTAAGATGAGGGATGCTGGCATGTTTGGCATACCTTATCCGGAAGAATATGGGGGATCTAATATGGGATCCTTGGCCGGGGCTATTACTACAGAGGAATTAGCCCGTGGATCAGCCAGTGTTGCCCTGACCTTGGATGCTCATTGGCTGGCTACCGATCCCATTTACCTTTTTGGCACTGAGGAGCAAAAAAGGAAGTATTTGCCTGACCTAGTTTCCGGCAAGAAGTTGGCGGCCTTTGCTCTCACCGAACCTGTAGCGGGATCCGATGCCGCTGGTATTGTTAGCACCGCGGTTCGTGACGGCGATCACTGGGTTCTAAATGGTACCAAGGCTTGGATCACCAACGGTGGCGCAGCTGAGGTGTATCTG harbors:
- a CDS encoding enoyl-CoA hydratase/isomerase family protein; translated protein: MAWETLLLEKKENIGIITLNRPEKMNTMTPLFIKEYNQVLDEVAADREIWVVILRAEGKAFCAGGDFELLKALDTAPKARVTIREVGRAIGKMYHMPKPIIAAVQGAAAGGGANLALSCDFVIASDKARFGQAFVNIGLVPDTGGMWSLTRAVGVMRGKELAMTGRLIGAEEAESYGMVLIVVPADKLDEEVMAFAQQLAAQAPIAVGYIKQIANRISDITQETYSDLEADLMGIALQTKDHKEGLTAFLEKRKPVFKGE
- a CDS encoding 4-hydroxybutyrate CoA-transferase, translated to MSWKEDYQKKLMSVEDAAAQIKSGDRVWLSPVCSMPIQFGDALAARYKELENATAISGLLMHPWGFLKGECKGHINYESFFLGPVERKFLKQGNVKVTSVHFSHIEWYTINRVKANVAVFDVTPPDEYGYMSFGPLGTYNGALAAQLADKVIVQVNKKVPYVYGGAESFIHVAQVDHICEADHDIPVLPNPPLTDEDRKIGAYIAERVPDGACLQLGIGGVANAVGELLVNKKDLGVHTEMFVDSMVTLAKKGVINCSKKNFHPGKITAGFGIGSKELYDFMDRNQLMETFPIWKITDPYIIGQNDNFVSINSCLTVDITGQVGSEALGFNQFSGTGGQLDFVRGAGLSKGGMSFIALASTVTLKNGTTISKIVTTLEPGTAVTTPRTDVQYIVTEYGVADLRDKSIPDRAKALIAISHPDFRDQLQSEAKKAGVLY